In Phycisphaerales bacterium, the genomic window TGCCCAGTGAGTTCGGCCCCGAGGTCCGGGTGCTGCGGCTGCGGCCGGCGATGTTCCGGGCAAGGCCCTTCTCCTTCATCGGCCTGGTCCTACTGATGACCTCGGCGGGCGTGCTCGCCCTCTGGGCGGCGTTTCGAAAGGCGCCGCTGTGGCCGGGTGATACCTTCTGGCTGATCGTCTGCCTGCTGGTCTTCGTTGCGGCTGCCATCACGATGCTGGTGTGGTTCCTCAAGACCATGAGCGCCTGCCTGGACATCACCACCAAGCGGACGACCGAGAGCCACGGGCTGTTCAGCCGCGCCACCAGCGAGGTGCTGCACGATAACATCCGCAACATCGCGGTGAAGCAGAGCTTCGTCGACCGCGTGTTCAACGTGGGCATCATGGAGATCTCCAGCTCGGGCCAATCGGGCATCGAGATCACCATGAAGGACGTTCGCGACCCGCATGGGGTGCGCGAGACGATCGATAAGTATCGGGAGCTGTAAGAAGCCCCGCCCACGGTCCGCGGCCTCCCTCTGGTCGCGCGGTGCGGGCGGGGCTCGGGGAAGAAAGAGGAGAGACGATCGCGATCAGGGGCAGCCGGCGGAGAACCTGTTCTGGAAGACCAGGAAATCGAAGATCGTGAGCTGACCATCCTGATCCAGATCCGCTCGCAAGTCGCCGGCGGCGAAGAGGTTCTGGAAGGCGAGGAAGTCGAACACCGTCAGTTCCCCATCTGCGTCGCGGTCGGCGGCGCAGATGACGATGATCACCGAGTTTCCCGTATACACGATGTGGGCCGGGCCGATGGCGCCCACCGGCTCGATGTCGATGTCGCTAAAGAAACCATCAATGGCCGACCCGGTGATGACCTCGAACTGGTCGCGCGGCTCGGGGACGTAGCCGTCGACGAAGTCGACGTCGAGGGCGCCGTCGAGGACGAAGGAACTGCTCCCGGAGATGCGGTCGAATTCGCCGTCGCTCGCACCGGCCGCATCGATGTCGACCACCGTCGTGCTCGCGAGCCTGATCTGCCCGCCATTGGTGACGAGGCGATCGACCGACCGGTCGGGCAGGCCCGGCGACAGGCGGCCGGCAAGGTCATAGCTGTTGATGATC contains:
- a CDS encoding PH domain-containing protein; translated protein: MDEHRPDDSKTDAPKPQAPSAGTSRVDKPDAPSADTSERVDRAAAAGLPSEFGPEVRVLRLRPAMFRARPFSFIGLVLLMTSAGVLALWAAFRKAPLWPGDTFWLIVCLLVFVAAAITMLVWFLKTMSACLDITTKRTTESHGLFSRATSEVLHDNIRNIAVKQSFVDRVFNVGIMEISSSGQSGIEITMKDVRDPHGVRETIDKYREL
- a CDS encoding GC-type dockerin domain-anchored protein — translated: SGGNTQFGLENGADISTNVVLNAPIGGFLDWAQIRRVDASGDTPTIRGDISGRGEIINSYDLAGRLSPGLPDRSVDRLVTNGGQIRLASTTVVDIDAAGASDGEFDRISGSSSFVLDGALDVDFVDGYVPEPRDQFEVITGSAIDGFFSDIDIEPVGAIGPAHIVYTGNSVIIVICAADRDADGELTVFDFLAFQNLFAAGDLRADLDQDGQLTIFDFLVFQNRFSAGCP